From the genome of Pseudomonas sp. Teo4, one region includes:
- a CDS encoding glycine betaine/L-proline ABC transporter ATP-binding protein, which produces MSHADEILSVKNIFKVFGPNPDMAMEMLRKGADKNEIFSKTGHVVGVFDASFSVKRGEIFVIMGLSGSGKSTMVRLFNRLIEPTSGSIHLNGREITGLSDKDLLDVRRKDMGMVFQSFALMPHMSVLQNTAFGLEIAGVAEAERHSRAREALSQVGLAGHEHSYPHQLSGGMQQRVGLARALANDPTILLMDEAFSALDPLIRHEMQGELMRLQAEQQRTIIFISHDIEEAIRIGHRIAIMEGGRVVQIGTPQELINQPANDYVRTFFKSYDSSRVLKAGDVAKFDPAVVCKVNGKAPSFQAGVPFGYLVDDRGQLLGVVDTDANGASASERYSLHEQQPVYTDTPLHEVLGIAADLPYPVPVLDRNGAFTGTLSKNELLQTLSRH; this is translated from the coding sequence ATGAGCCATGCCGATGAGATTCTTTCGGTAAAGAACATTTTCAAGGTCTTCGGTCCCAACCCGGACATGGCCATGGAAATGCTTCGCAAGGGTGCCGACAAGAACGAAATCTTCAGCAAGACCGGCCATGTCGTCGGCGTGTTCGATGCAAGCTTTTCCGTCAAGCGTGGCGAGATCTTCGTCATCATGGGCCTGTCCGGTTCGGGCAAGTCGACCATGGTGCGGCTGTTCAACCGCCTGATCGAACCCACTTCCGGCAGCATCCACCTCAACGGCCGTGAAATCACCGGGCTGTCCGACAAGGACCTGCTCGACGTAAGGCGCAAGGACATGGGCATGGTGTTCCAGTCCTTCGCGCTGATGCCGCACATGAGCGTGCTGCAGAACACCGCCTTCGGCCTGGAGATTGCCGGAGTAGCGGAAGCCGAGCGCCACAGCCGTGCCCGCGAGGCTTTGAGCCAAGTGGGCCTGGCTGGCCACGAGCACAGCTACCCGCATCAGCTGTCCGGCGGCATGCAGCAACGCGTGGGCCTGGCCCGGGCACTGGCGAACGACCCGACCATCCTGTTGATGGACGAAGCGTTCTCGGCCCTCGACCCGTTGATTCGCCACGAGATGCAGGGCGAGCTGATGCGCCTGCAGGCCGAGCAGCAACGCACCATCATTTTCATTTCCCACGACATCGAAGAGGCCATCCGTATCGGCCACCGCATCGCCATCATGGAGGGCGGCCGGGTGGTGCAGATCGGCACGCCCCAGGAGCTGATCAACCAGCCGGCCAACGACTACGTGCGCACCTTCTTCAAGAGCTACGACAGCTCGCGGGTGCTCAAGGCCGGCGACGTGGCCAAGTTCGACCCGGCGGTGGTGTGCAAGGTCAACGGCAAGGCGCCGAGCTTCCAGGCCGGGGTGCCGTTCGGCTACCTGGTGGACGATCGCGGCCAGTTGCTCGGCGTGGTCGACACCGACGCCAACGGCGCGAGCGCCAGTGAGCGCTACAGCCTGCACGAGCAGCAGCCGGTGTACACCGATACGCCGCTGCATGAGGTGCTGGGCATCGCAGCCGACCTGCCGTACCCGGTGCCAGTGCTCGATCGCAATGGGGCCTTCACCGGCACCCTGTCGAAAAACGAGCTGCTGCAGACCCTGAGCCGCCACTAA
- the proW gene encoding glycine betaine/L-proline ABC transporter permease ProW: MSEFSLLDPFQAATIPLGDWVTATLNFLVHNFREVFRAIRWPIDQVLNGIEFTLQSIPPTIGIILSSLLGWQLAGKRMAILCFVTLTLLGLIGVWAESMTTLALVLTSVFFCAVIGIPLGIVCARSDTLERIIRPVLDAMQTLPAFVYLVPVVMLFGIGNVPGVLVTIVFALPPLVRLTNLGIRQVPEDKIEAARAFGCTPRQMLTRVQLPLATSTIMAGLNQTLMLSLSMVVIASMISVGGLGQMVLRGIGRLDMGLATVGGVGLVLLAIFLDRLTQAMGARTSADPSLRWYHTGPVGAVLRLCGVAQPQGQRKTA; this comes from the coding sequence ATGTCCGAATTCAGCCTGCTAGACCCGTTCCAGGCGGCCACCATTCCGCTGGGCGACTGGGTCACCGCAACCCTCAATTTCCTCGTGCACAACTTCCGCGAGGTGTTCCGCGCCATTCGCTGGCCGATCGACCAGGTGCTCAATGGCATCGAGTTCACCCTGCAAAGCATCCCGCCAACCATCGGCATCATCCTGTCGTCGCTGCTGGGTTGGCAGCTGGCGGGCAAGCGCATGGCCATCCTGTGCTTTGTCACCTTGACCTTGCTGGGCCTGATCGGTGTCTGGGCCGAATCGATGACCACCCTGGCGCTGGTGCTGACCTCGGTGTTCTTCTGCGCGGTCATCGGCATTCCGCTGGGCATCGTCTGCGCCCGCAGCGACACATTGGAGCGCATCATTCGCCCGGTGCTCGACGCCATGCAGACGCTGCCGGCGTTCGTCTACCTGGTGCCGGTGGTGATGCTGTTTGGTATCGGTAACGTGCCGGGTGTGCTGGTGACCATCGTGTTCGCCCTGCCGCCGCTGGTGCGCCTGACCAACCTGGGCATCCGCCAGGTGCCGGAAGACAAGATCGAAGCAGCCCGCGCCTTTGGCTGCACCCCCCGGCAGATGCTGACCCGCGTGCAACTGCCACTGGCCACCTCGACCATCATGGCCGGCCTCAACCAGACCCTGATGCTGTCGCTGTCGATGGTGGTGATCGCCTCGATGATTTCCGTCGGCGGCCTGGGCCAGATGGTGCTGCGTGGTATCGGCCGCCTGGACATGGGCCTGGCCACTGTCGGTGGCGTCGGGCTGGTGCTGCTGGCCATCTTCCTCGACCGCCTGACCCAGGCCATGGGCGCGCGTACCAGCGCCGACCCGAGCCTGCGCTGGTACCACACCGGCCCCGTGGGCGCGGTACTGCGCCTGTGTGGCGTGGCGCAACCGCAAGGGCAGCGCAAGACTGCCTGA
- a CDS encoding LysR family transcriptional regulator, whose amino-acid sequence MVRHSEPDQTLIKMPSLRAVKVFVAAAKYQNFTRAAEALCVTQAAVSRQIRELETYLGAELFNRVGRAVELTVAGSIFFDAVQLSFVNISQAAERIRSNTNTKHVVTLCCSPAFAALWLGPRMPMFFEQNPDIDINLVTTQNFLAMEPGVRPDIYITKLGKIQAGYSCHPLNHDLIYPICSPQYLAQHPELGTLEGMRDGSLLNLSPYGRSQVAEHIDWNVWLAFHDVDLKSRANTAPHFFNANDYNLLVQLALGGQGVALGWDHLVAPLVAQGLLVRPVAEQLELKDTFHFLAFNDDKEHDSSCRRLRDWVLDQFQVLGGTT is encoded by the coding sequence ATGGTCAGACACTCCGAACCCGATCAGACGCTGATCAAGATGCCCTCGCTGCGCGCCGTGAAAGTCTTCGTCGCTGCCGCCAAGTACCAGAACTTCACCCGCGCCGCCGAGGCCCTGTGCGTCACCCAGGCGGCCGTGAGCCGGCAGATCCGTGAACTGGAGACCTACCTGGGCGCAGAGCTTTTCAATCGGGTGGGCCGCGCGGTGGAACTGACCGTGGCGGGTTCGATCTTCTTCGATGCGGTGCAGTTGTCGTTCGTCAACATTTCCCAGGCCGCCGAACGAATCCGCAGCAACACCAATACCAAGCATGTGGTGACCCTGTGCTGCTCGCCCGCCTTCGCCGCGCTGTGGCTCGGGCCGCGGATGCCGATGTTTTTCGAGCAGAACCCGGATATCGACATCAACCTGGTGACCACACAGAATTTCCTGGCCATGGAGCCGGGTGTCAGGCCGGACATCTACATCACCAAACTGGGCAAGATCCAGGCGGGATACAGCTGCCACCCGCTCAACCACGACCTGATCTACCCCATATGCAGCCCGCAATATCTGGCGCAGCACCCGGAACTGGGCACGCTTGAAGGGATGCGCGATGGTTCGTTGCTCAACCTCAGCCCTTATGGTCGCTCGCAGGTCGCCGAGCACATCGACTGGAACGTTTGGCTGGCATTCCACGATGTCGACCTGAAGAGCCGTGCCAATACCGCGCCTCATTTCTTCAATGCCAACGACTACAACCTGTTGGTGCAATTGGCTTTGGGTGGCCAGGGCGTGGCGCTGGGCTGGGACCATCTGGTGGCACCGTTGGTGGCCCAGGGCCTGCTGGTGCGGCCGGTGGCAGAGCAGCTGGAGCTCAAGGACACCTTCCACTTTCTGGCCTTCAACGACGACAAAGAGCATGACTCCAGTTGTCGTCGGTTGCGGGACTGGGTATTGGACCAGTTTCAGGTGTTGGGCGGCACCACATAA